The genomic DNA CCAGCGCCGCAAGCGTCGCCAGCACCGTTGCGTTGGCGGCGGCGCTGGAGCTTTTCAGCCCCGAGGCCATCGGCACGTCGCTTTCGGTCCGGACGTGGCCGCCTTGGCCGTCGCCGAACCGTTCGACGACGGCTTCGACACACCGCTCGATGAGACGCGTGTCCGCATCGGGGGCGTCGGCTATTTCGCCGGTGACGGACCCGGTATCGTCCAGCGTCACCGTCGCCTCGGTGTAGGCGTCGATGGCGAACGCCGAGCCATACCCGTTCGCCAGCGCGTTCAGTACGGTCCCTGCCGCGGGTGCGGCTGCGCGACCCTCCATCGTCTCCATCTCTTCCGGGGGCACACAAAGCCGTGGCGGTTGCCGCGGCGGCTACGGCTCTAGAAGCTCGATGCGGTTGCCGTCGGGGTCACGCAGGAAGACGAGCCGCGTGCCGCTGGCAGTCGTTTGTGGGTCGCTGAGCGGGGCAACGCCGTCGGGCAGGTCGTTAACAAAGGCATCGACATCAGCAACCTCAAAGGCGACATGTGCCGCACCGGGCTGGACGAGTTCGGCCGACGGGGTCGGCTCGCCCGCCGGCTCGTAGGCGACGAGTTCGAGTCGCGTGCCGCCGGCATCAAGGTGGGCAAAGGAGCCGGCAGCGCCATCGACGCCGACGACCGTCTCGAAGGCCTCGCCGTCGACGGTAAAGCGACTCTCGACGGTACAGTCGAAGAGGTCGGTATAGAACGCAATCGCCCGTTCGAGGTCGGAGACGGTCAGCCCGACGTGGTGGGCCGTGGGGCGTTCGGCTGCCGTGGCGTCGGCTGTCGAGTCAGCGTCAGTCATCGCTAGTACAGAGACAGCAACGGCTGAAAGAGCGTTGTGGTCTGAGAATGCTCGCTAGGGGATTTGAACCCCTGTCATCGGCTCGAAAGGCCAATATGATTGGCCGGGCTACACCAAGCGAGCGACATCTGCACGTGGGAGGTCAGTGATAATAAACCTGTCCTTATAGCTCGACGACGCGGCCGCAGTCTGCGGATTTCGGGAGGGAATACCACACGTTGCAGCGGACGTACTGGTCCGACAACACACCGCCACACGTCGTCGCCGCGCCCTACACATCGAAGACGACGTAGGCACGCCAGCCGTCCTCGGTTTCGGTGAGTTCCATCTCGGAGTACGTGACGG from Natronomonas pharaonis DSM 2160 includes the following:
- a CDS encoding VOC family protein codes for the protein MTDADSTADATAAERPTAHHVGLTVSDLERAIAFYTDLFDCTVESRFTVDGEAFETVVGVDGAAGSFAHLDAGGTRLELVAYEPAGEPTPSAELVQPGAAHVAFEVADVDAFVNDLPDGVAPLSDPQTTASGTRLVFLRDPDGNRIELLEP